A segment of the Candidatus Nitrososphaera gargensis Ga9.2 genome:
AAAAGCTAATATTTAACATGAAATGCATTTTTTATTAATAATGATGCGTAATTGTGCTAAAGGTTTTGTATATTTGACCAAAGTCAAAATTCTTATAAATTTGTTACTGCTTTCTTATTATATTTATGATTAAAGGAAGGCAGTACGTTCTGACTGCAGACAGGTCTCTCATGTCGCATTACAGGCACAATATGCTTTTTGGGTTCATAGTGTGCTTCCCTGCGGAGAATGTACCACCATTCATGTTCAAGCAGGTGTTCTGCCCGGCTGTCCCGTTTGATAAAAACACGGGCAAAGCCGACGCAGCTCCCCTAGGACTCCGAAGGATAGAAGCGGGCTTGATGCAAGGTGGATTTGATAGAAAGGACATAATCATAGCTCACCCAGATCATATCAACAAGTCGATAGGACAGGATACAAAAATAGTTGGCTTAAATGTCATGGATCCGCTTGGAGTAGGACCATTTCCTTCTGCAACAACCCAAGGTCAGGTGGTCACCATCAACAGAGTAATATTCCGAGATCTCTGCATGAAAGTAAAGGACCTCAAAGAAAAATATGGGTTTAAAGTGGTGGTTGGCGGAAGCGGGGCGTGGCAACTATCGTTTGATAAGAATATCCGAGAAGAGTATGGCATAGACCACCTAGTGATAGGGGAAGCAGATGACAAGATCGCCGAGATCTACCAGAATATAATAGCAGGCAATGCTCAGGAAATAACATTTACCCGTACAAATACGATAAAGGACATACCGTACATACAAGGCCCAACAACGAACGGCCTCATAGAAGCTATGAGAGGATGCGGCAGAGGATGCGACTTTTGCGATCCGAACCTGAGGATGAAGAGAGATTTTCCAATTGACCGGTTAAAGAAGGAAGCGATGATCAACCTGAAACATGGGATCACTAGTGTATGGCTGCAATCAGATGAAATCTTGCTTTATGGTTGCGACAACTCTGAATTGAGGCCAAACAAGGATGCTGTGATAAATCTGTTCAAGGAGATGAAGTCTCTGCCAAATGTTAACTACGTTGGTGCTGTACACCTCACATTCTCGTCAGCAATGGCAGAGCCAGAATGCATAAGGCAGATGTCACAGATTAACAACTTTGGGCCGGACAGATGGAACGGAGTGCAGATCGGGCTAGAGACTGCGTCTGCGAAATTAATAAAGAGACACATGCCTTACAAAGTCAAGCCATTTTCTCCTCAGGAATGGCCCTGGATAGTCAGGGATGGCATCAAGTTACTCAATGACAATTATTACTTTATAGCAAACACTATTGTAATTGGCCTGCCTGGAGAAGATGACGATGACGTCAGAGAAACCATAGAGCTGATCAAATCGCTGGATGGAACGGCATGTGTAGTCGCGCCACTACTTTACACAGATTACCATGATCCCAACAAAACGGTAACGGCAAACAAGCTGACAAAATTACAATGGGAGCTTTACTTTCGCTGCTGGTACCTAAATGCCAAGACAGTTTCCAACTGGGTTTGGTATGGCACTGCGCACTTTAATCCCATTGTAAGGATGGTTGCCGTGACATTCACAAAGCTTGGCCTGTGGTATGCGCTCAGGCTTATACACCGTGATGCAAAGCGTTTTGCAGGTGTAGAATTAATGTAAGAGATCAGCAGCTTGTAAAAGTAGTCGCCCACAATAAATAATTCACTGCAAAAATCTCTCTATTCACGCTCGTTATGCAACAAAAGCGTTGCATAACTTGTTGCATACTCATGAACAGTTCAAAAAGTCATTGATGCTAAGCTTCTTGATATGCTGAAATTAAGTAGAACTAATTATGTTTCGATTTTGTTGCATAACGAGATGCAATCAAGATAGTGGGTAATATAATATGCAACAAGATAGACCAAGGGCTCGAAAGCAGCTTTCAAATCATCCAAAAACTACAAGAGTAACAGAGTCCATAACATGGTATAGTGAATAGAATCACAGTTACAGTTGGTATTGCCATAGTCGCTGCTGGAGCTATACTTATTGGAAAGGGCTTTTTGGAGAAAAATACCTATGAAAATTGTCTTAGGTGGCTAGAAGGACATTATATGGATTCAGGCACTTCAGTTCCAATGCAATGTCAATCTGATCAATCTCAAACTTTCTTCTTAACAGGATTATTATTGAAAGCGATTGGCAGTATCGTATTGTTATTGGGATTGAAGGGTTTGCCATTGTTGCCGTCATTTAATCCACAACCACAAAAGGAGAATAATCATCATCAGACATTTTGAAGGATAAGTTATCATGTGCCTAAGTCAGTCTGAAGTTGCGTCTAATGAGCTCTTTCTCAATCCTAAATAGACGTAGCCGAAGTGACAACTAACTAGAGGCTCGGAAGCATATTATTTAACATGACAGAGGTGAGTCTCGATAGTTTCATAATACCTACTGCAGTGAGGACACAGAAATCTTGGCTTAAACTTCAGCGATTCTACCTTTCTCATTGAGTTTGACACCTTAATCGCAGCAATGCCCAAGCCTGTTACTATCGGAACAATTATTGCAACTATCTGCCACCATTCCATTTAGGCTTTACCTGCTTTATAGCTAGATACTGGCAAATTAACTTATTCTTTCTATTGGTATAACCAAGGCTCAATAAGGATTTAGGAAAAAAGAATGAGGCAGAAACCTCTACCTGTCTGCCTTCTTTACAGTCACAGTGCCTTGGAGCCATGGATGAGCGGCACTGAGATAGTTGTACGTTCCTTCCTCTGTGAAGGTAAAGGCAAAAGTTCCGCCCTCTGGTTCAATCAGAGTTCTTATCTTGCCAAAGCCACCTGGCATGTCCTCGTCCTGTCCAATGACTCTCTCTGGATTGACATTTTCATTTACCCATACTACCGTATTGTTGACTCCTAAAACAACTGTAATGTCTTTTGGCGTAAAGTTAACATTGTTATCAGCCAAGCTTGCGCCTGCAGGGATAGTTACAGTAACAGACTGTGGCGGATGGATTACATCTAATGCAAATGTGTTTCTTGGTAACGTGGTATTGATAATTATCCCAGTAAAGACAGCCACTGAAACTCCGGCTACCAAGGCAGCTATGATAGCCCTTCTTCTGGATTCCTGCCCTTTTCGTTTATCGGTGTTGTTGCTATTTTCGTTTGTCATCAGGTATCTTTACGACTGCTTGCTACTTTATCATAATGTTTGTATTTCTTGTTCAAATGCTGTCTAGGCGACATTCAGAGCTGTTCCAATGTTGGAACAGGCACTACGAAGGTTTTCTTTAATATCAAGCGACATGCAAATCACAGTGAAATTATCATGTAGGCACCAGCAGCAGATGACAGTGGTAAGAAGGATGCAACGACGGATGCCGAACTAAAGGAAGCACTACAGGGCAAAACGTTGCAAGTCTATCTTATGCTGCTAGATTCTCCTGACCCTATTGGGGCTAGAGAGGTACAAAGAAGACCAGATTATTCAAGCGTCAATGTCGCAGTTCATCACTTAGAGAAACTTTGTAGAGTTGGACTGGCAACAAAGGATGAGCATGGCAGATATTCTGCATCTAGAAAGGTCAGCATAGGAATAATGGAGCTTTTCATGAATATAGGAAGGGTACGTTTTCCAAGGCTTTTGTTTTATGCGGCCTTTTTTGCAGCTCTAGCTGTCATGTATTTTGCTACTGCACCTATAGTACTAGGAAGAGATAGCGTCTATGTCATGGTATTTGCAATAGCCGGCACAGGATTGCTTGCTTATGAAGCGTTCAAGGTTTGGCGGCAGATATGAGCTATATCAGGTAGTAACCAAAGGCTGAAAAGATCATTTGGATAAATCGATAAATCTTACTACCACAATAACATGCATAATTTGAGCTCAGCCAAAGGCTCCAAGCTTTTTGCAAGTGATAGAAAAAGTATTATCATAATGCTTACAATATCTCTATTTGCTCTAGGTGTAACAGCCGGCGTGCTGTTAGCATATCAGCAATTTACAAGGTCAGCTATTCCAAATCTGATAGCAGAAAAAGATGCAATACAACTAGCAATCAAAGAAGGGAATTGGGATGAACAAAGTCTTAACGATAAGAAAATTGAAGCTACTCTCTTGCACGTGAAAGCAAATGGCTTTTCATTTATAGTTGACAAAACAGCACTGCATGACACTCTAACACTTTATCACAGCCAATTTCCTAACTATGAAGGCCAGTACATATGGATAGTAAGTATTACAGCACCTAACAATAGGGACTGGGGTTATGTAATAGATGCCACTAATGGCGAAATACTGATGCAACCGTAGCTCTATGTGTATATTGGTCGAAACTCTCATCTACCTGAAATGCTACCAGCACCATCCCACTCTTCAAATCTGATATGAGCAAAGTCCTTTGCATGCCCTGTCATGGCGGCATTGTCATATCGCTCCAGCAACAATTATCCCTTGAGTATGCCAAGCTCCAGAATGAAAAGTACAGCCAGCTTCCATCAATTTAAAAATGGATAACCTATCTGAAATCAGGCAAGGTTTCGGCAAATAGAATCCAGTACATGATAAGCATGAGTCATGGCATATCTGATCAACTTATGGTCATGCCGGAAACTCTGGTCAGTCATGGCATGCCGATAGATACGGCAAAGCGCAAAGAAATTGCAATTGAATACTGGCAGAATTTCCTTGCTTGGTTCAATACTGCATATCCTCACATGCAGCGTACAAACACCATAGTTGCGTATCGCGGCTTTTTATCCTCTCATAGTATCAACTTTGCTCATGGAGAAGGTAAGCGTTATGGTCTATCAACCATATCTGAGAGGCTCGGCGAATACAAAGACATCATATGCTTACGCCGGAGCAAATTGAAACAGTAAACAGGCGGCTTGAAAATGAAAAATGACTGGCAATCATGGTCATTCATGAACATTGACCTGCATACCGGGGCTAGAGCTTTTGCAATGGCATCATTGAGCTGGGATAGGATAGCCATGTCTCCAGCGTTCAGGGTAGAGCAATTTGAACCCAAGATAAAGAAAGCATCGTGGTACTTGACAAGGGAAGGCAAGTGGTGGGTCAAGTATCCTACAGAAGAATGCCGCGCTATTGTTGAAACTGCTTATGACAGGCTGCCAAAAAGAGATTTTATGTTCTTTGAGGATGCTAAAAGTGATAGAGCCAACTGTCTGAGAGCAAGCTATTTTGCAAAGAGGATCGCAATCTGGTTCAGAAAGATATTTTCCGAGCTTGACAAAGGCACTTGGCTTAATGAAAAGACCAGAGTTTACGCGCTAGGAGATGGCTTGTACTTTGACGGCAAGCCGCTGCATTTATTCAGACACACTATGGCTCAATATTATCTGGCAGCCACTAATTGGTCATTAGCCTATGTAGCTAGTTTAGGCGGATGGGAAAATACAGAGATACTGAACAAGTGTTATGGAGGAATACCTGAGCACATCAGGGCACAGATTTCAAAGTCTGTACATGTTAGATTTGATACATTAGATCTTAACACTTTGATAGTTGCAACAGGTTACTCAGCCATTACTCCTACTGCTATTCGATAGATTAATCATAGATGAGATTTCCATGCATTATGTGAGTCTAACGAATTCAAGACTGCCACAGTAATAGGCGAACGTCTGGGCGGCACATGCTTGCAGGTAGGTTGTATCCCCACCAAATCCATTTGGCAGGCTGACCACTATGAGAATAAGATAGAAAAGTCAAAAGTTTGGCTATTCTGTAAAAGGCAACGGCGAGATCCATGACTTTAGATCAGTAATGGAATATCAGGAAAAGATAGTCAAAGGAATGATGCAGCTGAGAACAGGTAAGATGAGAGAGTGGAGTGCTGAAGTTATTGAAAGCAGAGGAGCTCTAAGGTCAAAGAATGAAGTGATAACCGAAGACGGTCAAATTTTGCAGGCAGATAAAATCCTGATAGGTACAGGCTCAAAATATCATGTGCCCTCAGTCGAAGGCATACAATATGCAATAGATGGAGATCAAGTACTGAAACTAAGAGAGCTGCCT
Coding sequences within it:
- a CDS encoding B12-binding domain-containing radical SAM protein, with the translated sequence MIKGRQYVLTADRSLMSHYRHNMLFGFIVCFPAENVPPFMFKQVFCPAVPFDKNTGKADAAPLGLRRIEAGLMQGGFDRKDIIIAHPDHINKSIGQDTKIVGLNVMDPLGVGPFPSATTQGQVVTINRVIFRDLCMKVKDLKEKYGFKVVVGGSGAWQLSFDKNIREEYGIDHLVIGEADDKIAEIYQNIIAGNAQEITFTRTNTIKDIPYIQGPTTNGLIEAMRGCGRGCDFCDPNLRMKRDFPIDRLKKEAMINLKHGITSVWLQSDEILLYGCDNSELRPNKDAVINLFKEMKSLPNVNYVGAVHLTFSSAMAEPECIRQMSQINNFGPDRWNGVQIGLETASAKLIKRHMPYKVKPFSPQEWPWIVRDGIKLLNDNYYFIANTIVIGLPGEDDDDVRETIELIKSLDGTACVVAPLLYTDYHDPNKTVTANKLTKLQWELYFRCWYLNAKTVSNWVWYGTAHFNPIVRMVAVTFTKLGLWYALRLIHRDAKRFAGVELM
- a CDS encoding cupredoxin domain-containing protein, which codes for MTNENSNNTDKRKGQESRRRAIIAALVAGVSVAVFTGIIINTTLPRNTFALDVIHPPQSVTVTIPAGASLADNNVNFTPKDITVVLGVNNTVVWVNENVNPERVIGQDEDMPGGFGKIRTLIEPEGGTFAFTFTEEGTYNYLSAAHPWLQGTVTVKKADR
- a CDS encoding PepSY domain-containing protein: MSSAKGSKLFASDRKSIIIMLTISLFALGVTAGVLLAYQQFTRSAIPNLIAEKDAIQLAIKEGNWDEQSLNDKKIEATLLHVKANGFSFIVDKTALHDTLTLYHSQFPNYEGQYIWIVSITAPNNRDWGYVIDATNGEILMQP
- a CDS encoding FAD-dependent oxidoreductase produces the protein MEYQEKIVKGMMQLRTGKMREWSAEVIESRGALRSKNEVITEDGQILQADKILIGTGSKYHVPSVEGIQYAIDGDQVLKLRELPGEKRVFIIGAGFGGLEYATFNHLPNQSIFQ